Proteins found in one Verrucomicrobiales bacterium genomic segment:
- a CDS encoding GtrA family protein: MTPLKQILLFCLVGVMTTAIDFLVFNLLTRPALGWRRIPANLVSVTCAMIWSFLANWQIVFQSDAQDWLGRAGRFLITTAFSAFVLQNLVLYWTTSIWQAPTRMALSLVGRLRLKRPVDPDLISRNTCKTMAVSAGLVWNFCWYKFFVYAV; this comes from the coding sequence ATGACGCCGCTCAAACAGATCCTGCTTTTCTGCTTGGTGGGGGTGATGACGACGGCCATCGATTTCCTGGTCTTCAACCTCTTGACCCGTCCCGCGCTGGGCTGGCGGCGAATCCCTGCCAACCTGGTTTCCGTGACCTGCGCCATGATCTGGTCCTTCCTGGCCAACTGGCAGATCGTGTTCCAGTCCGATGCGCAGGACTGGCTCGGACGGGCAGGGCGATTCTTGATCACCACTGCCTTCTCCGCCTTCGTGTTGCAGAATCTGGTCCTCTACTGGACAACCTCTATTTGGCAGGCACCGACGCGGATGGCGCTGTCGCTCGTGGGGCGTCTTCGATTGAAGCGTCCGGTCGATCCCGATCTCATCTCGCGGAATACCTGCAAGACCATGGCGGTCTCCGCCGGCCTGGTGTGGAACTTTTGCTGGTACAAGTTCTTTGTCTATGCCGTCTGA
- a CDS encoding vanadium-dependent haloperoxidase: MSRTLPRWSDSVPPRWNGCLLTFLSCISAAFSSLDVSGATPSIARIWDERALSAIRQDTPHPPAQARNLFSLSACMYDAWAAYDTNGAVGFVYRGKHTATDITAARREAISYAAYRILRERHVYSRTAPATLLADDVEMTGLGYDINNQSRDTATPAGVGNSVYDAVSAWFLNDGARQTNGTPYPTANPPIAYPDYPAAQGGYRYVNDPLPAGLFGVQVQDVNRWQRLQIVNAVDQNGFPQGPIQNYLGAQWMGVRPFAVGREDASKPWIDPGPPPLFGGDSHAAFIENVVEVIRRSSQLTPDDGVTMDISPAAQGNNTLGKNDGTGRSVNPFTGLPYVPNIAKRGDFARALTEFWADGPSSETPPGHWNAIANNVTDHPALVKKIGGTGPAVDDLEWEVKLYFTLNAALHEAACAAWSVKRYYDGWRPITAVRYVGALGQSSNPTLPSYHPRGLPLISNLIELVTAATAGTGGRHRGLPVGKIALLSWPGQPANPLTTHQGVRWVPAEAWTTYQRSNFISPAFPGYISGHSTFSRSAAEAMAAITGSEYFPGGMGSYTITELINEKGPSEPVTLQWATYFDAADQIGLSRIWGGIHPPADDIAGRITGAACGQAAWELARRYFDGSVTESPLNLRLDSVTSSSHRIRFQTVRGLYYRLQSTPDLSNPFADEPGQSGQAREASVTRTNASATGKRFYRVKVGSLP, from the coding sequence ATGAGTCGTACCCTGCCCCGCTGGTCAGATTCCGTGCCTCCCCGTTGGAACGGTTGCCTGCTCACCTTCCTGAGCTGCATCTCGGCCGCGTTCAGTTCGCTCGATGTCTCCGGAGCCACTCCCAGCATAGCCCGAATCTGGGACGAACGAGCTCTCTCCGCCATCCGTCAGGATACTCCGCATCCGCCGGCGCAAGCCCGCAATCTCTTCTCGCTGTCCGCGTGCATGTATGATGCGTGGGCCGCCTACGACACCAACGGCGCAGTCGGATTCGTCTATCGAGGGAAACACACTGCGACCGACATCACTGCCGCACGCCGAGAAGCGATTAGCTATGCGGCCTACCGCATTCTCCGGGAACGTCATGTCTACTCTCGCACGGCACCGGCGACGCTTTTGGCAGATGACGTCGAAATGACCGGCCTGGGCTATGACATCAATAACCAGAGCCGAGACACCGCGACACCAGCCGGCGTGGGGAATTCGGTTTATGACGCCGTGTCTGCCTGGTTTCTGAACGACGGAGCACGTCAGACCAATGGCACTCCCTATCCCACGGCAAATCCGCCGATCGCCTATCCGGACTATCCAGCGGCGCAAGGAGGCTACCGTTATGTCAACGATCCATTGCCGGCAGGCCTTTTCGGCGTGCAAGTCCAAGACGTCAACCGCTGGCAACGTTTGCAGATCGTCAATGCTGTGGACCAGAATGGCTTTCCCCAGGGCCCTATCCAAAACTACCTCGGAGCACAGTGGATGGGAGTGAGGCCCTTTGCTGTAGGACGGGAAGACGCGTCCAAACCCTGGATCGATCCAGGCCCGCCGCCGCTGTTCGGAGGGGATTCTCATGCAGCGTTCATCGAGAATGTCGTCGAAGTCATCCGTCGCAGCAGTCAGCTCACCCCCGACGATGGGGTAACTATGGATATCTCCCCGGCTGCCCAAGGCAACAACACTCTCGGAAAGAATGATGGGACCGGGCGCTCGGTGAACCCGTTCACCGGACTACCTTACGTCCCCAATATCGCGAAACGAGGAGATTTTGCCCGCGCGCTAACCGAATTCTGGGCGGATGGACCTTCCTCCGAGACTCCTCCTGGACATTGGAACGCTATTGCAAACAATGTCACGGACCACCCGGCTCTGGTGAAGAAAATCGGAGGGACAGGTCCCGCCGTCGACGATTTGGAATGGGAGGTAAAGCTCTATTTCACATTAAACGCCGCGCTTCACGAAGCGGCTTGTGCGGCCTGGTCTGTGAAGAGGTATTACGATGGGTGGAGGCCGATCACCGCCGTCCGCTATGTGGGTGCCTTGGGACAGTCGAGCAATCCAACACTCCCCTCCTATCACCCGAGAGGCCTGCCCCTGATTTCCAATCTGATCGAATTGGTGACCGCCGCAACAGCCGGCACAGGTGGGCGTCATCGCGGCTTGCCGGTCGGGAAGATCGCTTTGCTCTCGTGGCCCGGTCAACCGGCAAACCCGCTGACGACCCACCAAGGTGTCCGGTGGGTTCCAGCCGAGGCCTGGACAACGTATCAGCGCAGTAACTTTATCTCCCCTGCATTTCCAGGGTACATCTCAGGCCACAGTACTTTCAGCCGTTCGGCCGCCGAAGCCATGGCTGCGATAACGGGGAGCGAATACTTCCCCGGCGGCATGGGATCTTACACCATCACCGAGCTCATCAATGAAAAAGGACCTTCCGAGCCCGTGACTCTTCAATGGGCGACTTACTTTGATGCCGCGGATCAAATCGGACTCTCGCGGATCTGGGGAGGAATTCATCCTCCCGCCGACGATATCGCAGGACGGATCACCGGCGCCGCCTGCGGCCAGGCAGCCTGGGAACTTGCCCGGCGCTATTTCGATGGTTCGGTGACGGAGTCTCCGCTGAACCTCCGGTTGGACTCAGTGACGAGTTCGAGCCACCGAATTCGCTTTCAAACGGTTCGCGGGCTCTACTACCGCCTTCAATCGACACCCGATCTCTCCAATCCGTTCGCGGACGAACCCGGCCAATCGGGGCAGGCGAGGGAGGCTTCCGTCACACGCACCAATGCATCCGCCACTGGAAAGCGCTTCTATCGAGTCAAGGTGGGAAGTCTGCCTTAA
- a CDS encoding cytochrome B6, with the protein MKTSPFWSLLLFVPILARLSFGAEPPPSSYLPVQPRETFPETMTRMKAEKQAIMEKHMTLLNQRYDLANQPAAGATMTMGKAVQQGVRVKLKAGTTWEGLAGATEPEILDQGLFPEGFLPLPHPHHAEGGMVFPKFHIEELKKQEGRDLTRFDLDFDIPDHLLPEFPPPIFLTTRPDLGDVSQGKLVTLDNFFELFNGILNPKQLEGLRLLVTPFPQQQFNATDDRRTERPHRGVSCLDCHANGHANGATHLAGDVRPQEFRHRIKTPTLRGVNVQRLFGSQRALKSVEDFTEFEQRAAYFDGDPVIATKKGVNILERGSQVHFMAEFQALLDFPPAPKLGITGKLIPALASESELRGQEIFFGKGQCATCHQPPYYTDNLMHNLRAERFYKPKLVNGAMASADGPIKTFPLRGIKDSPPYLHDGRLLTLEDSVEFFNLILGTRLITQEKADLVAFLRAL; encoded by the coding sequence ATGAAAACGTCCCCTTTTTGGAGCCTGCTTCTCTTCGTCCCCATCCTGGCTCGGTTGAGCTTCGGCGCCGAGCCGCCACCGTCCAGCTACCTTCCGGTTCAGCCCCGAGAAACCTTCCCCGAAACCATGACCCGAATGAAGGCAGAGAAGCAGGCGATTATGGAAAAGCACATGACACTGCTCAACCAGCGATACGATTTGGCGAACCAACCGGCGGCTGGAGCGACCATGACGATGGGGAAAGCGGTTCAGCAAGGGGTTCGTGTGAAGCTAAAGGCGGGCACCACCTGGGAGGGTCTCGCCGGAGCCACCGAGCCTGAGATACTGGATCAAGGCTTGTTCCCTGAAGGGTTCCTGCCACTGCCCCACCCCCACCACGCCGAGGGTGGCATGGTCTTTCCAAAGTTCCACATTGAGGAGTTGAAGAAGCAAGAAGGGCGGGATCTGACCCGGTTCGACCTGGATTTTGACATTCCCGACCACCTATTGCCGGAGTTTCCGCCACCGATTTTCCTAACCACAAGGCCGGATCTGGGGGATGTCTCTCAGGGTAAGCTTGTCACGTTGGACAATTTTTTCGAGCTCTTCAACGGGATCCTCAATCCGAAACAGCTGGAAGGATTGAGGCTTCTGGTAACCCCGTTTCCTCAGCAGCAGTTCAATGCCACGGATGACCGTCGTACCGAGCGTCCTCATCGAGGCGTTAGCTGCCTGGACTGCCACGCCAACGGTCATGCGAACGGCGCCACCCATCTCGCTGGCGATGTCAGGCCACAGGAGTTTAGGCATCGCATCAAAACCCCCACCCTGCGGGGAGTGAATGTGCAAAGGCTGTTTGGTTCCCAACGAGCGCTAAAATCGGTGGAAGACTTTACGGAGTTCGAACAGCGGGCGGCGTATTTCGATGGAGATCCGGTAATCGCAACCAAGAAAGGCGTCAACATTCTGGAGCGTGGCAGTCAAGTGCACTTCATGGCGGAGTTCCAGGCACTGTTGGATTTTCCTCCCGCTCCGAAACTAGGCATCACCGGCAAACTGATTCCGGCCCTGGCGAGCGAATCTGAACTGCGGGGCCAGGAGATCTTCTTCGGCAAGGGGCAATGTGCTACGTGCCATCAGCCACCCTATTATACCGATAACCTGATGCATAACCTCCGAGCCGAGCGCTTTTACAAACCCAAACTCGTGAATGGAGCGATGGCTAGCGCGGACGGACCGATCAAGACTTTTCCACTGCGCGGGATCAAAGACTCGCCCCCCTACCTGCACGACGGACGTCTACTGACGCTCGAGGACAGCGTCGAGTTCTTTAACCTGATTTTGGGAACGCGTCTCATCACTCAAGAAAAAGCCGATTTGGTAGCGTTTCTCCGCGCGCTCTAG
- a CDS encoding redoxin domain-containing protein produces the protein MNYRFYSILLALLAVGFIAQADNPKDFTVESVFDGSKFRLSENKGKIVALHFLLKTECPHCLKYTHDYAVLASKQAEVIHVFLKPDSPFEIKAWAKKISKDGLPELPPIYRDPGAKLAEQFEIPDGYKFHGQFVHYPALVVLDGTGKELFRYIGKNNSDRFPASKFEAKLAESQLK, from the coding sequence ATGAACTACCGATTTTATTCCATCCTACTCGCCCTGCTGGCGGTGGGTTTCATCGCTCAGGCGGACAATCCCAAGGATTTCACCGTGGAGTCTGTCTTCGACGGTTCGAAGTTCCGTCTCTCCGAAAACAAGGGAAAGATCGTCGCGCTGCACTTCTTGCTCAAGACCGAGTGTCCCCACTGTCTGAAATACACTCATGACTACGCCGTCCTCGCGAGCAAGCAGGCAGAGGTGATTCACGTTTTCCTCAAACCCGACAGCCCGTTTGAGATCAAGGCCTGGGCCAAGAAGATTTCAAAGGATGGCCTGCCTGAGCTGCCCCCGATCTACCGAGACCCCGGCGCCAAGCTGGCCGAGCAATTCGAGATTCCCGACGGCTACAAATTCCACGGCCAGTTTGTGCACTACCCGGCCCTCGTGGTTCTGGACGGAACAGGCAAGGAGTTGTTTCGCTACATCGGGAAAAATAACTCCGACCGCTTTCCTGCATCGAAATTCGAAGCCAAGCTCGCTGAGTCCCAGCTTAAGTAG
- a CDS encoding TIGR03663 family protein, which produces MNRWSALAALFAVLAALALRVPKLETRPLHNDEAVNAVKLSELWEKGSYAYDPDEYHGPSLHYASLPFLWLSGTRSANELSDATLRWVTVAFGVALILLLLLLVDGIGRPAVAWASLFIAISPAMVFYSRYFIHEMLLVFFTALTLGAGWRYSQTPSALWALIAGAGLGLMFTTKETFVLTLAAMGIAGVITAWWATGSIPKLRTVWAQFSPRHVALAVGATLLMWLLLFSSFFTHLEGLPDSIRTYLPWLKRAGGHSPHIHPWYFYLERLAWFHSAKGPVWSEGTILLLAAIGIGASLFAQRALFHRFLALYTLTLTGIYSAISYKTPWCLLNFYFGMILMAGVGAAWLWQLFRSRIPQVVLSVGMLLAVVHLAGQSWLASSEYASDRRTPYVYAQTVPDVMTLVDRAEGIGKVAPTGYQTVIKIIAPESDYWPLPWYLRRFQNLGWYEKLPEDPFAPIVMVSSKLDARLDERSEKKWIMVGLSELRPGKFFELYVELELWKKYVETLPRDRE; this is translated from the coding sequence ATGAACCGCTGGAGTGCGCTGGCGGCCCTCTTCGCCGTGCTGGCAGCGCTCGCCTTGCGGGTTCCGAAACTCGAGACCAGACCGCTTCACAACGATGAGGCGGTCAACGCGGTCAAGCTCAGTGAACTTTGGGAGAAAGGTAGCTATGCCTACGATCCCGATGAGTATCATGGCCCGAGTCTTCATTACGCGAGCCTCCCATTTCTGTGGCTCAGCGGAACCCGCTCGGCCAACGAGCTTTCCGATGCCACGCTCCGCTGGGTCACCGTGGCGTTCGGCGTAGCCCTCATCCTTCTCCTATTACTGCTGGTCGACGGTATCGGACGCCCAGCAGTCGCCTGGGCCTCACTCTTCATCGCGATCTCCCCCGCGATGGTTTTCTACAGCCGCTATTTCATCCATGAAATGCTGCTCGTGTTCTTCACCGCCCTCACTCTGGGAGCAGGATGGCGCTATAGCCAGACGCCCTCTGCACTGTGGGCCCTGATCGCCGGCGCAGGTCTAGGGCTCATGTTCACCACGAAGGAGACCTTCGTTCTGACCTTGGCCGCCATGGGAATCGCGGGAGTTATTACCGCCTGGTGGGCCACGGGATCCATACCGAAGCTGAGGACGGTCTGGGCACAGTTCAGCCCCAGGCATGTTGCACTGGCGGTTGGAGCCACGTTGCTGATGTGGCTGCTCCTATTCAGCTCCTTCTTCACCCACCTTGAGGGGCTGCCGGATTCCATCCGCACGTATCTTCCCTGGCTGAAACGCGCCGGAGGACACTCGCCTCATATTCATCCCTGGTATTTCTATCTCGAGCGTTTGGCCTGGTTTCATTCAGCCAAGGGTCCGGTTTGGAGCGAGGGAACCATTCTGCTACTCGCAGCCATCGGGATCGGCGCATCCCTGTTTGCCCAACGGGCGTTGTTCCATCGGTTCCTCGCCCTCTACACCCTCACGTTGACGGGGATCTACTCCGCGATCTCCTACAAAACGCCGTGGTGCCTGTTGAACTTTTATTTCGGCATGATCCTGATGGCGGGAGTTGGAGCCGCTTGGCTTTGGCAACTGTTCCGATCCCGGATTCCGCAAGTGGTACTCAGCGTTGGAATGCTCTTGGCGGTCGTTCACCTCGCCGGGCAATCGTGGCTAGCGAGTTCCGAGTATGCGTCCGATCGGCGAACCCCCTACGTGTACGCCCAGACGGTGCCCGATGTCATGACCCTAGTGGATCGAGCCGAAGGGATCGGCAAAGTCGCGCCGACAGGGTACCAAACGGTCATCAAGATCATCGCTCCCGAGAGCGACTACTGGCCCCTGCCCTGGTATCTGCGCCGATTTCAGAACCTGGGGTGGTATGAAAAGCTTCCCGAGGATCCGTTCGCCCCGATCGTGATGGTGTCATCGAAACTGGATGCCCGGTTGGATGAACGTTCCGAGAAAAAGTGGATCATGGTGGGTCTGTCCGAGCTGAGACCCGGCAAGTTCTTCGAGCTCTACGTGGAGTTGGAGCTTTGGAAGAAGTATGTGGAGACATTGCCCAGGGATCGGGAGTGA
- a CDS encoding chlorite dismutase family protein, producing MNPNPRLFSFAGGREGLWRLMGSRAVIGEGLPAVEAVSVSAGSVLPGNDEKKWVLRGVTSNDRYVTRSEKQQLQASQPALGRPEADCAVLIPIRKNAAWWALTQDERREIFEAKSHHTQIGLDALPAIARRLHHCRDLSEAEPFDFITWFEFAAKDVAVFDQTLERLRISEEWSYVDREVEIRLKRDL from the coding sequence ATGAACCCGAATCCTCGTCTTTTTTCATTCGCTGGTGGCCGCGAAGGTTTGTGGCGATTGATGGGCTCACGGGCGGTGATTGGGGAGGGGCTGCCAGCTGTCGAAGCGGTCAGCGTCAGTGCGGGCTCAGTCCTGCCTGGGAATGATGAGAAAAAATGGGTTCTACGCGGCGTCACAAGCAATGACCGTTACGTGACCCGGTCTGAGAAACAGCAATTGCAGGCGTCCCAGCCAGCCCTGGGTCGACCCGAGGCCGATTGTGCCGTGCTGATTCCGATACGAAAGAATGCGGCATGGTGGGCGCTTACCCAGGACGAGCGGCGGGAGATCTTCGAAGCGAAGTCTCACCACACGCAGATAGGTCTCGACGCCCTACCGGCCATTGCGCGTCGACTTCACCATTGCCGAGATCTCTCCGAAGCCGAACCATTTGATTTTATCACCTGGTTCGAGTTTGCGGCAAAGGATGTCGCCGTGTTCGATCAAACTCTTGAAAGGTTGCGCATTTCAGAGGAGTGGAGTTATGTAGATCGCGAAGTGGAGATACGACTTAAACGCGACCTTTAA
- a CDS encoding carbon-nitrogen hydrolase family protein, with protein sequence MSSPTYPIAWLLTFLIACGSAAASRAWSDPLPPGWSTRAPRDEIRPDFSFKPQAGPNHTGVFRINHDHREGLDGWFETSFPVTGGDFYRFQALRKTKGVKDPRRSALVRVLWRNDAGQSVPPVDSASAEDDRRTIWIAEPEHPVDGTTDKNGWTTVAGTYRAPNQATHAVVELHLQWAPKGRVEWSDVQLNKTSAPAARPVRLATVHYKPTGKSSRQNCEEYASLIAEAAHQRADLVVLGETVPAVGIKRQVGEIAEPIPGPTTDYFGRLAAKHRLHIVLSLNEREAHAVYNTAVLLGPDGHLVGKYRKVCLPHGEVEAGVAPGKDYPVFDTKLGKIGLMVCYDGFFPEVARELTNRGAEVIAWPVWGCNPLLAQARACENHVFLVSSTYMDTKDDWMTSSIFDRAGKPMATASKWGTVAVAEVDLAKPYVGPYNLGDFRSMTFRHRP encoded by the coding sequence ATGAGCTCCCCAACTTACCCCATCGCGTGGCTACTGACTTTCCTGATCGCGTGTGGTTCAGCCGCTGCGTCGAGGGCCTGGAGCGACCCGTTGCCGCCGGGGTGGAGCACCCGCGCGCCACGGGATGAAATACGCCCGGACTTCTCATTTAAACCCCAGGCTGGACCGAACCACACAGGAGTCTTTCGCATCAACCACGACCACCGCGAGGGGTTGGACGGGTGGTTCGAAACCTCTTTTCCGGTCACAGGCGGAGACTTCTACCGGTTTCAAGCCCTGCGCAAAACCAAGGGGGTAAAAGACCCACGCCGCAGTGCTCTAGTGAGGGTGCTCTGGAGGAACGACGCAGGCCAGTCGGTTCCCCCAGTTGACTCCGCGAGCGCGGAAGACGATCGACGCACGATCTGGATCGCGGAGCCAGAACATCCGGTCGATGGCACCACCGACAAGAACGGTTGGACGACGGTCGCTGGAACCTATCGTGCCCCTAACCAAGCCACTCATGCGGTGGTCGAACTTCATCTTCAATGGGCTCCGAAGGGGCGAGTGGAATGGAGTGACGTTCAGCTGAATAAGACTTCGGCTCCGGCCGCAAGACCGGTGCGCTTGGCCACGGTTCACTACAAACCAACGGGCAAATCGTCGCGTCAGAACTGCGAGGAATACGCATCGCTCATCGCCGAGGCGGCCCACCAGCGAGCAGACCTGGTCGTTCTGGGTGAAACGGTCCCGGCTGTGGGCATCAAGCGCCAGGTGGGCGAAATCGCCGAGCCTATTCCGGGGCCTACGACCGACTACTTTGGGCGGCTCGCTGCCAAGCATCGGCTCCACATCGTCCTAAGTCTCAATGAACGCGAAGCTCACGCCGTGTACAACACCGCGGTTCTCCTGGGGCCCGATGGCCATCTCGTTGGAAAATACCGGAAGGTGTGTCTACCGCATGGAGAAGTCGAAGCGGGTGTCGCACCCGGAAAGGACTATCCGGTGTTCGACACCAAACTGGGTAAGATCGGTTTGATGGTGTGTTACGATGGCTTTTTCCCGGAGGTCGCACGCGAGTTGACCAACCGAGGAGCTGAGGTCATCGCGTGGCCCGTGTGGGGATGCAACCCTCTCCTGGCCCAAGCGCGGGCCTGCGAGAACCATGTGTTCCTCGTGAGCAGCACCTACATGGACACGAAGGACGACTGGATGACTTCGTCCATCTTCGATCGAGCGGGGAAGCCCATGGCCACCGCCTCGAAGTGGGGCACCGTCGCTGTGGCTGAAGTGGATCTCGCGAAGCCTTATGTGGGTCCTTATAACCTAGGTGATTTCCGTTCCATGACCTTCCGCCATCGGCCCTAA
- a CDS encoding SDR family oxidoreductase gives MPPLSSFELPGRVVVVTGAGRGIGRQIALDVVRSGGKVAVGSRSVPELESLTTEVQALGGECFHHFLDVTAVESVREFMARTVAHFGRIDALVNNAGFNKQLPLLDYDEALYDQILDANLKSVFFCSQTVAKQMIAQGGGGCIVSIASQAGLIGAPGRGPYSGAKAGVINLTRTMAVEWAKHRIRVNAVAPTVTRSAMAEQAMRDNQAFADSVKTMNLLRGDLAEPEEMSAPVVFLLSDAARMITGHTLVVDGGWTVA, from the coding sequence GTGCCACCGCTTTCCTCCTTTGAGCTTCCCGGCCGGGTGGTCGTAGTCACGGGAGCCGGTCGGGGGATCGGCCGACAAATCGCTCTCGACGTGGTAAGGTCGGGCGGCAAGGTGGCGGTGGGAAGTCGCTCCGTTCCTGAGCTGGAATCCCTAACGACGGAGGTTCAAGCCTTGGGTGGGGAGTGCTTTCACCACTTTCTCGATGTGACCGCCGTGGAGTCGGTTCGAGAGTTCATGGCCAGGACCGTGGCTCACTTTGGGCGCATCGATGCTTTGGTGAACAACGCCGGATTCAACAAGCAGCTCCCGCTTCTCGACTACGACGAAGCCCTCTACGACCAGATTCTGGATGCCAACCTCAAAAGCGTTTTCTTCTGCAGTCAGACCGTGGCCAAGCAGATGATCGCCCAAGGCGGGGGTGGTTGTATTGTCAGTATCGCTTCGCAAGCAGGGCTAATCGGCGCGCCGGGCAGAGGACCCTACAGTGGTGCCAAGGCAGGCGTGATCAACTTAACCCGCACGATGGCTGTCGAGTGGGCGAAACATCGAATCCGCGTCAATGCGGTAGCTCCCACTGTCACTCGGTCCGCCATGGCGGAGCAGGCGATGCGTGACAACCAGGCCTTCGCAGATTCCGTCAAGACCATGAATCTTCTGCGGGGCGATCTGGCCGAGCCCGAGGAAATGTCCGCCCCAGTGGTCTTTCTGCTCTCCGACGCGGCTCGTATGATCACCGGTCATACCCTGGTCGTGGATGGTGGATGGACAGTGGCGTAG
- a CDS encoding 3-methyl-2-oxobutanoate hydroxymethyltransferase — translation MLRSRKKYTVYDLRQLKGKRCLIHVHVKSPEEAAAAEAAGIDLLSCSFDSPASQARLPLLSAAAPNSFLSGATPHGLASPEEAIRVGFKALELGASSVYCSASPHIIEAMAREGIPVVGHLGMVPRHATWTNVRAIGKSPTEAKALYDQMKRLESAGAYAAELELVPHSLASYLSKNTSLILMSLGSGSGCDSQFLFSDDILGDYDERIPRHAKAYRNFLKEFQRLQDERIAAFREYAEDVRTGRFPESGHLVEMTPAALDEAIGLIERGRAAQ, via the coding sequence ATGCTTCGATCCCGCAAAAAATACACCGTCTATGACCTGCGACAGCTCAAGGGCAAACGATGCTTGATCCATGTGCACGTGAAGTCCCCGGAGGAAGCTGCGGCTGCTGAGGCGGCCGGGATTGACCTTCTCAGCTGCAGCTTTGACTCGCCGGCCTCCCAGGCTCGACTCCCCCTCCTGTCCGCCGCAGCACCGAATAGCTTTCTCTCGGGAGCAACGCCGCACGGGCTCGCCTCACCAGAGGAAGCCATCCGCGTTGGGTTCAAAGCGTTGGAACTGGGCGCCAGCTCTGTGTATTGCTCCGCCAGTCCACACATCATCGAAGCGATGGCACGCGAAGGCATCCCCGTCGTGGGACACCTGGGCATGGTTCCTCGACACGCGACTTGGACGAACGTCCGCGCGATTGGGAAATCTCCTACCGAAGCCAAAGCACTCTACGACCAGATGAAGCGCCTCGAGAGCGCCGGCGCCTACGCGGCCGAACTCGAGCTAGTCCCCCATTCGCTGGCGTCTTACCTCAGCAAGAACACCTCCTTGATCCTCATGTCGCTCGGCTCTGGTAGCGGCTGCGACTCTCAATTCCTCTTCTCCGATGACATTCTCGGTGACTACGACGAGCGGATCCCCCGCCACGCCAAGGCCTATCGCAACTTCCTCAAAGAATTCCAGCGCCTCCAGGATGAACGGATCGCCGCGTTTCGCGAATATGCCGAAGACGTCCGAACCGGACGATTCCCGGAATCTGGCCATTTGGTCGAGATGACGCCGGCAGCGCTGGATGAAGCGATAGGACTGATCGAGCGAGGGCGGGCTGCCCAGTAG
- the coxB gene encoding cytochrome c oxidase subunit II — protein sequence MDRLSLYPAAAILRVLLGGTGVPLDPMEKQSTLHPAGREADLIAELFWWMVGGGLVIWAGFIYLLIYSARQRETPLTERWGLCLIVIGGVVIPSLVLSGLLVYGLKMMPKLLSPAPPGSRKVEVFGELWWWRFRYHHASGATVEVANELHLPVHEPVELELFSSNVIHSFWIPSLGGKRDLIPGRVTRLTLTPTKPGVFDGQCAEYCGTAHALMKIRVVIHEREAFDRWLEHQAEDSNHVLTPHANLGRELFLANGCGACHQVRGTTARGSIGPDLTHFASRQTIAAGTAPNDSASLQKWLAHPQLPKPGADMPAYGMLPHEELQAIAAYLQELR from the coding sequence ATGGACAGGCTCTCGCTCTATCCCGCGGCGGCGATCCTCCGGGTGCTGTTGGGGGGCACTGGGGTGCCCCTGGATCCCATGGAAAAGCAGTCCACCTTGCATCCCGCAGGGCGCGAAGCGGACCTAATCGCTGAGCTGTTCTGGTGGATGGTCGGAGGTGGCCTGGTGATTTGGGCAGGTTTTATTTACCTCCTCATTTACTCTGCTCGCCAGCGCGAGACGCCCTTAACCGAGCGCTGGGGGCTTTGCCTCATCGTCATCGGGGGTGTGGTGATTCCCAGCTTGGTGCTTTCCGGCCTCCTTGTCTATGGGCTTAAAATGATGCCCAAACTCTTGTCCCCGGCACCCCCCGGAAGCCGAAAGGTCGAAGTGTTCGGCGAGCTGTGGTGGTGGAGGTTCCGTTACCATCATGCCAGTGGGGCCACGGTCGAGGTAGCTAACGAGCTTCATCTTCCGGTGCATGAACCGGTGGAACTGGAATTATTTAGCTCGAATGTGATCCACTCATTCTGGATCCCCTCCCTAGGCGGGAAACGAGACCTGATTCCGGGAAGGGTCACTCGCCTCACCCTAACCCCCACCAAGCCAGGAGTGTTCGACGGTCAGTGCGCCGAGTATTGTGGAACCGCTCATGCTCTCATGAAAATCCGAGTGGTCATCCACGAGCGGGAGGCTTTTGATCGATGGCTGGAGCATCAGGCCGAGGACTCCAATCACGTCCTCACCCCGCATGCGAACCTCGGGCGAGAACTTTTTCTAGCGAATGGTTGCGGGGCCTGCCATCAGGTTCGTGGCACTACCGCCCGAGGCTCCATCGGCCCCGACCTAACTCATTTCGCGAGCCGTCAAACGATTGCCGCAGGAACCGCGCCGAACGATTCCGCATCCTTGCAGAAATGGCTGGCCCACCCCCAACTCCCGAAGCCGGGGGCCGACATGCCGGCCTACGGGATGCTGCCCCACGAGGAACTCCAGGCCATCGCGGCCTATCTCCAGGAGCTCAGATGA